In Asticcacaulis sp. SL142, the sequence ATGCGCAGCATTTCCTGGCCGTAGTCTTCATACCGGCCGGATTCACGCCAAAGATCCGCCAGTTGCAAAGTCGGCATCAGAACCTCAATGGCACCGGCCTTTTGCATTTCCTCATGGACGATCTTTTCGATCTTCTTCAAGACCCGCAAGCCCAACGGCAGCCAGGCATAGATGCCCGCAGCTTCCTGACGGATCATGCCGGTGCGCAACATAAGGCGGTGCGAGACGATCTGGGCTTCGGAGGGGTTTTCTTTGAGGATGGGCAGGAAATAGCGCGACAGGCGCATGAGCAGTATCCGTTAAGTCTGGTTTTGATTGTGCGTGACAATTAGCGGGGTTCGCGGGCGAAAATCAACGCTTAAGGTGGTCAGCCGGGAAATTCCGGCAAAGGTATAAGCCCGAACTGAATAATGACCATAACCAGTGCCCAAATCCCTGCCGCAATGTAGGTTGTGGTCAGCAATTTCCTCTTAAGATTAGGCTTTACCGGTGCGCCGGGATCGCCGCCGTCGGTCGTCTCTATCCCCGCTTCGTGGTGACTTTGGTTGCCCAGAGGCAGCACCACAAAGAATGCCGTCCACCAGATGATGATAAAAATCGCGGTGATCGTTAAGGGGCCCATAAAGGTGCTTTCTTTAAATCAAGCCTATGGTTTCGTCGAGATTCAAGGCCAAATTAAGGTTCTGAACCGCAGCGCCTGACGCGCCCTTACCCAGATTATCAAGAACCGCCACCAGACGCGCCTGCTGGCCATCTTCGTCGCCAAAGACATGGATCAGGAGGTTATTTGTATCCTTCAATAATTCAGCATCCAGCGCCTTGGTGGCCTTGGAATCTTCGAGCGACGCCACCTTGACAAAGGTTTCACCCGCATAGTGGGCGGCAAAAATCTCATGCAGCCGTGACAGCTCAGGCTCGTCCGGCAGTGCCCACAATTGTAACGGGATTTCGACAATCATGCCTTGCGCGAAACGACCTACCGCTGGCGTAAATACCGGTGGCGACTCCAAGCCTGAAAAGACCGTCATTTCCGGCAGATGCTTATGGTTCAAGCCTGTCGCGTAAATGCGGTAGTTATCCGTTGTGCCGCCATCTTCGAACTCAGCGATCATCGACTTACCGCCGCCGGAATAGCCCGAAACCGCATTGACCGTGGATGGCCAGAATGGCGGAATGACGCCAGCATCCACCAGCGGCCGCATCAGGGCAATAAAGCCCGTCGCATAACAGCCAGGATTGGAAATACGTTTAGACGCCCGGATGTCATCACGCTGCCCCGGCGCCATTTCGGCAAAGCCGTAGGCCCAGTCCTCATGAACGCGGTGCGCGGTCGAAGCATCGATAATCTTGACATCCGGATTTTCAACCAAGCTGACCGCTTCACGCGCAGCCTCATCCGGCAGGCACAGGATCACGGCATCTGCGGCATTGATGGCCGCCTTGCGCGCAGCGGCATCTTTGCGAACAGCCTCATCCAAACGGATCAGTTCGATTTCAGGACGCAGTTCAAGACGCTTACGGATCAAAAGCCCGGTCGTACCGACATCGCCGTCAATGAAAACCTTATGAGACATGGCTTAGCTCCGTTTGTATCCCACCCTACGTCAAAGAGTGGTGTAAAAAAAGTGCGGAGCCTTTCGACCCCGCACCGGATAGTCTGATGAGCATTGACAGCCGCCCCAGACACCCGGTTTCGGGTGCAGGGGCCGCGCCCCTGCTTAACGCTTCGAGAACTGGAAGGAACGACGAGCTTTCGCACGGCCGTACTTTTTACGTTCAACCACGCGCGAGTCGCGGGTCAGGAAGCCAGCGGCCTTAAGCGTCGGGCGCAGACCCGGCTCAAAATAGGTCAGAGCCTTAGACAGACCGTGACGGATGGCACCGGCTTGACCGGACAGGCCAGAGCCTTGAACGGTGACAAACACGTCGAACTGGGTCGCGCGCTCGGTCAGGTTCAGCGGCTGAGCAATCATCATACGCAGAACCGGACGTGCAAAATACACTTCCTGTTCGCGACCATTAATGACCCACTTGCCGGAACCAGGCTTGATCCAGACGCGGGCGATAGCGTTCTTACGCTTGCCGGTAGCATAGGCGCGACCGAACTTATCCAGTTGCTGAACGCGCTCTACGGGAGCCGCGACAGGGTTGGACGACAGGGAAGCCAAAGCTTCCAAACCTTGAGTTTCGGACATTCTTAGAAGCTCCGTACGTTCTTGCGGCTCATGGCCTTGAAGTCGATGACTTCCGGCTGTTGAGCTTCGTGGGGGTGTTCCGAACCGGCATAGATACGCAGGTGCGTCAGTTGGGCGCGCGCCAAGGGCGATTCCTTTGGCAGCATACGCTCAACGGCCTTCATCAGAACGCGCTCAGGGTACTTACCGCCCAGGATCTGGCCCATGGTGCGGGTCTTGACGCCACCAGGGTGACCGGTGTGCCAATGGAACACCTTGTCCGTCAGCTTCTTACCGGTATAGTGAACCTTCTCGGCATTGATGACGATGACATAGTCACCGGAATCAACGTGAGGTGTGTAGGTAGGCAGGTGCTTGCCGCGAAGACGCATGGCGATAAACGAAGCCAGACGGCCGACAACGGCGTCCTGAGCGTCGATCACGACCCACTTCTTCTCGACATCGGCCGGCTTAAGCGGCGCGGTGGTCGATTTCAACATGGTCAAATTCCTTAGATTTCTTACAGAATGCATTCCCATAAGAATGAAGTGGGCGGGAGATACATGATTGGTTGTGACAGGTCAACACATAATTTTTACCAAAATACACGCATCGCATTGTTTTTGTTACCATTTTCAACAATGGTATTAAATTACCGTCATTTTTTACACTGGAAACTCATCCAATGATTACCCTTTTCGATCTTTCCCACGTTCACACGGTCGTCTAAAAGCACATATATAAGCCCATACGCCTATATTCCGGAGTTTTCATGTACCTGTCGCGTCGCTCAATGATGAACCATGCCGCTGCGGCATCCCTGGCTTTCTCAGGGTTTCCACTACTGGCGTGTGCTCAAAACAGTAGCCGCGCCGACAGTACGGCCACGACCTATGAAAATGAAGTTGAAGGGTATGGGCCACTTATTGAGGATAAATACGGCATTTGCGACCTGCCCGCGGGTTTTACCTATAAAGTCATCAGTGAAGCGGGCGAAACCATGAGCGATGGCCTTGTCGTGCCACACGTCCATGATGGCATGGGCTGCTTTACGCACGGCACAGACACGATTGCCCTCGTCCGCAATCATGAACTGTCGCCAAAGCACCGTAATTTCGGGGCGATCGGTATGAATGGCCGTCTGATCGACAAGCTAGACAGATCAAAAGTCTATGACTTCGAAACCAATGACTACCCGCTTCTGGGCGGTACGACGACGGTTATTTACAATATGAAAACCCGTCAGGTCGAGCAGCAGTTCATGTCCCTCATTGGCACCTCGACCAATTGCGCGGGCGGTCAGACTCCTTGGGGCTCATGGCTAACCTGCGAAGAGACGGTAACCAAAGCTGGCGAAGGGGTCGGCAAGGACCACGGCTATGTCTTTGAGGTCCCATCTGGTCATAAGGGGTTGGTTGAACCGGTACCGATAAAAGCGATGGGCCGCTTCAAACACGAAGCCACCGCCACTGACCCGCGCACCGGTATTATCTATTTGACCGAAGACACCAGCGACGGCGTGTTTTACCGCTATTTACCCAACGACCGCAGGCACTTGCTTAAAGGTGGCAAGCTTCAGGCTTTAGGATTTAAACAGTTTCCCAAAGGCGCGGTCACCTCAAACGTCGGTGAGACCATTTGGAAAGTCGGAGACAGCTTCGATGCGGTCTGGATCGACCTTGATAACGTCGAAAGCCCAGATGATGACCTCCGTGCGCGAGCCTATAAAGCTGGGGCTGCGCAGTTCGTCCGCGGTGAAGGCATCCATTTCGGCGACGGTGAGCTTTATTTCACCGCGACCTCCGGCGGCAAGGCCGAAGCCGGTCAGATCATCCGCTATCGACCCAGCCTGCACGAAGGCCAGACCGGCGAAAAAGACGCACCCGGCAAGGTCACTCTGTTTCTGGAATCGGCCAACGAAAACGTCTTCGACTATGGTGACAACCTGACCATATCAAACGGGGGACACCTGTTCGTGTGCGAAGATCGATACTCTGACAGCCTGCGCAACCACATCCGTATCGTAACGCCGCAGGGCAAGGTCGCGACCTTCGCCCGTAATGTCTTCAAGGAAAACGGCGAATGGGCAGGCGCGTGCTTTTCACCTGACGGATCAACCTTGTTTGTCAACGTGCAGTGGCCGGGATTTACCTTGGCTATCACCGGCCCGTGGCAAAGCTTCAAAGCCTGACATTAAAAAGCCCCGGATAGTCCGGGGCTTTTCTTTATCTTAAGCGGAAATCGCGATCAGCCCTCGCCACTTTCCACATTAAAAGCGTCGCGAGAATAATCAGGCAAACCGCCACGAACTGGTGCATCAGGCCAAAACCAATCTGCGCACCTGTCACCAAAGTCGCGACGCCCAATATCCCCTGAATCCACGCCAGAGTCGCCACCGATGTGGAAATCAGACGAATCTCATCATCCATACATTTCTGAACCAGAATAATGGCATAGGTCGTGATGCCTATGAGCGCGATGTAAGCGACGATACGGTGCATGAACTGAACCATGCCCTGATCGTGGAAGAACACGAAGCCGATGCCTTTGCTCCAGTCAACATAGGGCGCAATGTGGCCATTCATCAGCGGCCAGTCATTATAAACCGTCCCGGCATCGTTACCAGCGACCAACGCCCCCAGCAAACATTGCAGAATAATAACTCCAAACACAAGAGAGGTCGCCACACGCCAGCCCTGCGGAGCGCCTCGCCCCCGCCCCTGCCCGGCCAAGGCTTCACACGCCGTCCATAAAGTCAGCACCAGAATAAGCAGCGCCATGCCTAAATGGATCATCAGCCGTTCCGGCGCGACATCGACACGCTTATCAAGGCCGGATGACACCATCCACCAGCCGATGCCGCCCTGCAGCGCGCCAAGCCCCAAAAGCCCCGCGCAGCGCCAGATAAGACGCCCCGGCACCTCTGACCTTAACAGCAAGATCACAAATGGCACAAAGAACACGACGCCAATCAGCCGACCTAAAAACCGGTGGATCCACTCCCACCAATAGATCCCCTTGAAATCCTCAAGATCCATATGGGCGTTGATCTGACTATATTCAGGAATTTTCTGATATTTCTCAAATTCCTGCTGCCACGCAGCGTCATCGAGCGGCGGTATAGCTCCGGTTACCGGCTTCCATTCTGTAATCGAAAGCCCCGAATCGGTCAGACGCGTCGCTCCGCCGACCAGAATCATCGCCACGACTAAAAATGCCACCGCGAACAGCCACGCTGCCACCAGAGGAGACTTTAAGGGAAGTCGCACGTCTAACGCCTCACATTTGGTAATTTTGCCTCTTATAACTTAAGAGGTCTGTTCAATTCTTTAACCTTACCCGGTATAAATGCGCTAATTAAGACATTTTGTCGGGCACTGAAAAGATTGAGGGATTTGCCCACATGGGCAACCCATTTTCAAGTCCCCTGACCGAGGAAACATGAAAGGCTCCACACATGCGTGCTGAAGACTGGTTAGCAGCGGTTGCCGTTGGTTTCGTCATTAGCTGGATCGCTAATGGTGTAACCAAAAGCCGTTACAGCTTTCTGATAAACGCGTTTGTCGGCGTGTTCGGGTCCATACTGGTCAATATGCTCATCCACACCATGTCGCTTTATCCTGACAGCGTGTTCCTGACGATTAAACTGGGGCTGGCCGGATCTATCGGTTTATTACTGCTGTTCCACATCAGCCGCAGACTGGAGCGTAGATGATCTTTAAGCCTCTAAGCCTTCCGGTTCGCAGACTGATCGCCTGCGCAGGCGTAGTTGTGTTTTTGTGCGTTTATGTGGCTCTGGTATCCAACATCGCCGCACATCTGCCTGAAAACAAACTGATTGAGTTGCTCTATTATGGTCTGGCCGGAATTTTGTGGGGTATTCCTGTGATCCCGATTATAAGCTGGTCTGAGAATTACCAAAAGAAAAACAGGCATTAGGGACGACGCGGCCATGACCACGCCGCCCCCGGAATTACCGGTCAGATATTTTCCAGAACGTATTCAGCCGCAGATACCTTAAATTCACCCGGCGCCTCAACGAACAGTTTTTCGACAACACCATCCTTAGCGATGAGTGCGTAACGCTGTGAGCGAACGCCCATGCCGAACTGGCTACCGTCCATAGTCAGACCAAGCGCCTTAGCGAAGTCACCATTGCCATCGCCCAGCATCAAAATCTCATCACTAATGCCTTGATCCTTAGCCCAGGCCTTCATGACAAAGGCATCATTGACGCTGGTGCAAACGACCGTATCGACGCCCTTGGCCTTAAAAGCGGCGACCTGATCCTTGTAGCCCGGCAAATGCCGCGCCGAGCAGGTCGGGGTGAACGCCCCCGGCACAGCAAACAGGACAACCGTTTTACCGGAGAACACTTCGCTGCCGTTTATCGGTTTTGGGCCATCTTCGGTAGGGGTCGAGAATTTTGTGTCGGGTAAGCTATCGCCGGTTTTGAGGGTCATGATGAAGTCCTTATTGTCATCTTACATAAGACTTGGCCGTATAGGCTGAGTGCCCGCCCGCGCCAAGTCAACAGAATGTGTAATTTCAAATTTTTGAGGTTTTTCAGCTTGAAACTCATCTGTAAATCCCCATCATAATTCTATGAACACCCTCATGCCCCCGCCTTCATCCGATCCGAACTCACTTCAGGGCAACCTGTTGATTGCCATGCCGGGACTTGATGATCCGAACTTCGATCATAGCGTCATCTATATTTGCCAGCACGATGAAGGCTCCGCCATGGGACTTGTGCTCAACCATCCGATCGAAGGGCTGAATTTCGGGCGCATGATGGATGAACTTGGCATTGAAAGCGTTGACACAGACCGGACACGGCAAAAAATTTTCAACGGTGGCCCAGTGCAGAATGATCGCGGTTTTGTGCTGCACAGCCTCGACTACCGCCTTGATGACATAACCCTGTCCTTGACCGGCGGTGATATCAATGAGGCTATGGGCCTCGGTCTGACCGCGACCCGCGATATACTGGTGGATCTGTCAAACGGCAAAGGTCCGCGTGATGCGCTCATTGCCCTTGGATATGCGGGCTGGACCGCAGGCCAGCTTGAAGCCGAAATCCGCCAGAATACCTGGCTGATCGCCCCTGCGGATAAGGCTATTATCTTTGCTCGCGACCCGGCCCGGATGTGGGAAATGGCCATTTCATCGCTCGGTATCTCGCCAGAACACTTAAGCGGACAATCCGGCAGCGCTTAACCCATGGACTACGCCGCAAACACCTGATGGATAACTGTAGCAGGGTCGATTTTAAGCCGCGGGCCGAGAATAGCCGATGCACACCCCTTTTGGCGAACAAGCGCGGTGCCTACCCGGCTCAGATCATCAAGTGTCACATGATCAAGTTCACGCGCCTGCTCATCAATCCCAAACAGTCGCCCATAGGTCAGCAGTTGTGAGGCATAGGCACCGGCCCGCATAGCCGGATTTTCATCATTAAGATAAAGCGACGTCTTAAACTGCGCCTTGGCCCGTTCCAGTTCGCGCTCCAGCGGATTTTCGGCCAGTTCACGCAAAGTTGCCGCAATCAGTTCACACAGGGGTTCAAGATCTGCGGGCAGACAGCCTGCATAGACCCCCACCACGCCGGTATCACGATATTGCGTCGACCACGCGTCAATCGTGTAAGCCAGCCCCCGCGCCTCCCGCGCCGACTGGAACAGGCGCGATGCCATGCCTCCACCCAAAATCTCACAGAACAGCCGCGTCGCAAACAAATCGTCATCAAAACGGCTAACCCCTTCAAACGCCAGAGCCAGATTCACCTGTTCGATCCGGCGCGTCAGATGGCTGTGTAGGCGGGTAAACTGGGCGCGTTCAGGTGTGGTTGTGACACCGGCAGGCATAACCCCATCCAGCACCTTCACCAGCGCCTGATAAGCCGCGTCAGGATCAACCCCGCCAGAGAGACACAAAACCATATTCTGAGGCGCGTATAGGCTTTGGGCAAAGTCACGCAGGCTTTTCACATCTACGGGTTTTAAGCTTTTGACCGTGCCCAAAATCGGGCGCCCCAGACTTTGCTCAGCAAAGCTCGACCTCTGAAGCATATCGAAAACATGGTCATCAGGCGTATCAAAGGCCTCAGATATTTCCTGCCCCACCACCAGCTTTTCACGCTTCAGTTCATCCGGCGCCATGACCGGGCGAAACATCAGATCCGTGACCACTTCCAGCGCCAGCGGCAGCAAATGGTTCAGGCCGCGCACCTCAAAGCGGGTGTGCTCATAGCCTGTCGACGCGTTGATCGTGCCGCCCTGATGCTCGATAACCTCAGCCAGTTCACGCGCATTGCGGGCCCCCGCCCCTTTGAAAACCATATGCTCCAAAAGGTGCGCCCAGCCCGATTGAGCCTCAGTTTCAAACCGTGTCCCGCCATGAATGATGGCGGTTAAGGCAAAGCTTTTCAAACCGGGGATCGGATCACACAGTAATCTTAAGCCATTATCAAATTGGTAGAGCCGGATAGCTGTGCCGGCCAGAACAGACTCACTCATCGGAAATTAAGCGTTCACTTTCTTATATTTTTGGTACAGCACGGCCCCAAACATGGCCAAAAGCGTCCAGGCCAGCCCAAACCAGGTCAAGGCATATTCAAGATGGCGGTTAGACAAGGCCGCCGTCATCGGGCTTTGCACCAGACCGCTGATTTCGAGATCGGACTTTTCCAGATCCATGATCACGAAATAGTCTTCACGCACAGGCATATTCAAGGCCTTGGAAATTTCGCGTGCCGAACGCCAATACCACTCATTTTTTCCCGGTACATTGGACGGCGTCATACCGGCCGGAATAGCATCAAGCTTTCGCAAACGCCCCACAACGGGCGCCATGATCGGCAAGTCCTGCGGCAATGGCACCTCAGAAAAGCCCAGTTCAGTGATGATTTTCCGCTCTGAATCAAAGGGGCAAGTCCCCAGAACGTGATACCCGGACACGCCGTTCAACAGGCCGTGCATATAGATCAGTTTATCCGCCTCAATGAAACAGTTGGTGATAGTGATCTGCCGCCACGACACATCCTGATCCCCGGCAATAACGTCGCGAACCGGTAATGGTGCAATTGTCTGGGTGCGCTCAATTTCAGATTTCAACCCTTGCTTCCAGTGAAGGCGCTGCAATTGCCATACGCCCAATCCATTAAGGCAAAGGAAGGCTATGACAACACAAACCGTCATTATCGGTGGGGCCAGTTTAAATAAAGACCTAACCACCATGAGAACGATCTTTTACCCGGTGTTTGAGTTGGAACGCGATGGTTACCCCTTTCAAGGGGCGCATCAACCCAAGGCTAAGGATCAAAGCCAAGGGCAACCAAATCACCATGTGGACCCAGATGGGCGGTTGATAAGCGAAGTCCGTAATCACAAAACCAAAACAGCAGATAAAGCCTGCGATCAAAATAATGAAGACGACGGGACCGTCACCGGTGTCCGCCGTCTTAAAATTTTGACCGCAATTTTGGCAATCATCGCTGACTTTAAGAAAGCCTGAAAACAGTCTTCCTTTACCACAGACCGGACACTTACCTTTCACGGCCGCGAGGAAATTAACCTCACGACCGCCGGGATTATCGTTCATCAGTGCGCCACGCCAAAGACGACATAGATGAAGGCAAACAGGAACAACCAGACCACATCAACGAAGTGCCAGTACCAGGCCGCAGCCTCGAAGCCGAAATGCTTCTTGGGTGTGAAATCACCGCCCATAAGCCGCAACAAGCACACCGCCAGGAAGATGGTTCCGATCAAAACGTGGAAACCATGGAAACCCGTCGCCATAAAGAATGACGAACCGTAAAGACCGGAATTGGCCGCTTCTTCGTTGAAGAACAGGTGGTGCTCAATGATGTGATGATATTCATATGCCTGAACGCCCGTAAAGATCGCGCCAAGGATCACAGTCAGCAAAAGACCGAGCTTGGCATCCTTACGATTGCCGACCTGAAGGGCATGGTGCGCCCAGGTAACCGTGGTGCCCGACAGCAACAAAATAAGTGTGTTCAGTAGCGGCAAATGCCAGGCGCTGACCAGTTCGACACCGTGCGGCGGCCAGTTTGACCACGCCGTGCGCACTTCTTCGATGGCCGAGGCTTCGGAGGCGCGGTGGCTGCCGAACAGAGCCATTTCAAAGAAAATCCAGAACCATGCCACGAAGAACATAACTTCGGACGCGATGAACATGATCATACCGTAGCGCAAACCCAGTTGCACCACAGGGGTATGGTCGC encodes:
- a CDS encoding transglycosylase is translated as MRAEDWLAAVAVGFVISWIANGVTKSRYSFLINAFVGVFGSILVNMLIHTMSLYPDSVFLTIKLGLAGSIGLLLLFHISRRLERR
- the rplM gene encoding 50S ribosomal protein L13: MLKSTTAPLKPADVEKKWVVIDAQDAVVGRLASFIAMRLRGKHLPTYTPHVDSGDYVIVINAEKVHYTGKKLTDKVFHWHTGHPGGVKTRTMGQILGGKYPERVLMKAVERMLPKESPLARAQLTHLRIYAGSEHPHEAQQPEVIDFKAMSRKNVRSF
- a CDS encoding peroxiredoxin: MTLKTGDSLPDTKFSTPTEDGPKPINGSEVFSGKTVVLFAVPGAFTPTCSARHLPGYKDQVAAFKAKGVDTVVCTSVNDAFVMKAWAKDQGISDEILMLGDGNGDFAKALGLTMDGSQFGMGVRSQRYALIAKDGVVEKLFVEAPGEFKVSAAEYVLENI
- a CDS encoding DUF983 domain-containing protein, translated to MNDNPGGREVNFLAAVKGKCPVCGKGRLFSGFLKVSDDCQNCGQNFKTADTGDGPVVFIILIAGFICCFGFVITDFAYQPPIWVHMVIWLPLALILSLGLMRPLKGVTIAFQLKHRVKDRSHGG
- the rpsI gene encoding 30S ribosomal protein S9; translated protein: MSETQGLEALASLSSNPVAAPVERVQQLDKFGRAYATGKRKNAIARVWIKPGSGKWVINGREQEVYFARPVLRMMIAQPLNLTERATQFDVFVTVQGSGLSGQAGAIRHGLSKALTYFEPGLRPTLKAAGFLTRDSRVVERKKYGRAKARRSFQFSKR
- a CDS encoding M16 family metallopeptidase translates to MSESVLAGTAIRLYQFDNGLRLLCDPIPGLKSFALTAIIHGGTRFETEAQSGWAHLLEHMVFKGAGARNARELAEVIEHQGGTINASTGYEHTRFEVRGLNHLLPLALEVVTDLMFRPVMAPDELKREKLVVGQEISEAFDTPDDHVFDMLQRSSFAEQSLGRPILGTVKSLKPVDVKSLRDFAQSLYAPQNMVLCLSGGVDPDAAYQALVKVLDGVMPAGVTTTPERAQFTRLHSHLTRRIEQVNLALAFEGVSRFDDDLFATRLFCEILGGGMASRLFQSAREARGLAYTIDAWSTQYRDTGVVGVYAGCLPADLEPLCELIAATLRELAENPLERELERAKAQFKTSLYLNDENPAMRAGAYASQLLTYGRLFGIDEQARELDHVTLDDLSRVGTALVRQKGCASAILGPRLKIDPATVIHQVFAA
- a CDS encoding alkaline phosphatase PhoX, with translation MYLSRRSMMNHAAAASLAFSGFPLLACAQNSSRADSTATTYENEVEGYGPLIEDKYGICDLPAGFTYKVISEAGETMSDGLVVPHVHDGMGCFTHGTDTIALVRNHELSPKHRNFGAIGMNGRLIDKLDRSKVYDFETNDYPLLGGTTTVIYNMKTRQVEQQFMSLIGTSTNCAGGQTPWGSWLTCEETVTKAGEGVGKDHGYVFEVPSGHKGLVEPVPIKAMGRFKHEATATDPRTGIIYLTEDTSDGVFYRYLPNDRRHLLKGGKLQALGFKQFPKGAVTSNVGETIWKVGDSFDAVWIDLDNVESPDDDLRARAYKAGAAQFVRGEGIHFGDGELYFTATSGGKAEAGQIIRYRPSLHEGQTGEKDAPGKVTLFLESANENVFDYGDNLTISNGGHLFVCEDRYSDSLRNHIRIVTPQGKVATFARNVFKENGEWAGACFSPDGSTLFVNVQWPGFTLAITGPWQSFKA
- a CDS encoding YqgE/AlgH family protein, translating into MPPPSSDPNSLQGNLLIAMPGLDDPNFDHSVIYICQHDEGSAMGLVLNHPIEGLNFGRMMDELGIESVDTDRTRQKIFNGGPVQNDRGFVLHSLDYRLDDITLSLTGGDINEAMGLGLTATRDILVDLSNGKGPRDALIALGYAGWTAGQLEAEIRQNTWLIAPADKAIIFARDPARMWEMAISSLGISPEHLSGQSGSA
- a CDS encoding DUF1467 family protein produces the protein MGPLTITAIFIIIWWTAFFVVLPLGNQSHHEAGIETTDGGDPGAPVKPNLKRKLLTTTYIAAGIWALVMVIIQFGLIPLPEFPG
- a CDS encoding cytochrome c oxidase subunit 3, translating into MAHGAKHDYHIINPSPWPLVSSAFVTLMFVGLVIWLKGLFGLEKGTWYVFAIGFVGILYSMFGWWRDVIKESKGGDHTPVVQLGLRYGMIMFIASEVMFFVAWFWIFFEMALFGSHRASEASAIEEVRTAWSNWPPHGVELVSAWHLPLLNTLILLLSGTTVTWAHHALQVGNRKDAKLGLLLTVILGAIFTGVQAYEYHHIIEHHLFFNEEAANSGLYGSSFFMATGFHGFHVLIGTIFLAVCLLRLMGGDFTPKKHFGFEAAAWYWHFVDVVWLFLFAFIYVVFGVAH
- the argC gene encoding N-acetyl-gamma-glutamyl-phosphate reductase; this encodes MSHKVFIDGDVGTTGLLIRKRLELRPEIELIRLDEAVRKDAAARKAAINAADAVILCLPDEAAREAVSLVENPDVKIIDASTAHRVHEDWAYGFAEMAPGQRDDIRASKRISNPGCYATGFIALMRPLVDAGVIPPFWPSTVNAVSGYSGGGKSMIAEFEDGGTTDNYRIYATGLNHKHLPEMTVFSGLESPPVFTPAVGRFAQGMIVEIPLQLWALPDEPELSRLHEIFAAHYAGETFVKVASLEDSKATKALDAELLKDTNNLLIHVFGDEDGQQARLVAVLDNLGKGASGAAVQNLNLALNLDETIGLI
- a CDS encoding DUF2842 domain-containing protein yields the protein MIFKPLSLPVRRLIACAGVVVFLCVYVALVSNIAAHLPENKLIELLYYGLAGILWGIPVIPIISWSENYQKKNRH
- a CDS encoding COX15/CtaA family protein, giving the protein MRLPLKSPLVAAWLFAVAFLVVAMILVGGATRLTDSGLSITEWKPVTGAIPPLDDAAWQQEFEKYQKIPEYSQINAHMDLEDFKGIYWWEWIHRFLGRLIGVVFFVPFVILLLRSEVPGRLIWRCAGLLGLGALQGGIGWWMVSSGLDKRVDVAPERLMIHLGMALLILVLTLWTACEALAGQGRGRGAPQGWRVATSLVFGVIILQCLLGALVAGNDAGTVYNDWPLMNGHIAPYVDWSKGIGFVFFHDQGMVQFMHRIVAYIALIGITTYAIILVQKCMDDEIRLISTSVATLAWIQGILGVATLVTGAQIGFGLMHQFVAVCLIILATLLMWKVARADRDFRLR
- a CDS encoding SURF1 family protein, which translates into the protein MVVRSLFKLAPPIMTVCVVIAFLCLNGLGVWQLQRLHWKQGLKSEIERTQTIAPLPVRDVIAGDQDVSWRQITITNCFIEADKLIYMHGLLNGVSGYHVLGTCPFDSERKIITELGFSEVPLPQDLPIMAPVVGRLRKLDAIPAGMTPSNVPGKNEWYWRSAREISKALNMPVREDYFVIMDLEKSDLEISGLVQSPMTAALSNRHLEYALTWFGLAWTLLAMFGAVLYQKYKKVNA